The Phragmites australis chromosome 1, lpPhrAust1.1, whole genome shotgun sequence genomic interval TTGTCTTCTCACTCGAAAAGTTGCATCATCTGTGGCTAAATAGACGGCACGGAGACGACCCTGGACCTATGACATGAGCATTTGACTATATGAACAGTGCTGCATCAGACCACAGATTAGGAGTGATTCTACTAATAGCGTAGTCACGTAGAAGCCATGAACTCCATTTGCTAGCGCTCATACCTTCCTTACCCCTAACCCCTGTTTTTGGTTCTTCCTTCAGCAACCTTTTCACTGCACAGATACAGACATAACTTACAGCCACAGACACTAGGGACACGAATGCAGAATGCAACAATTTGCATTCTGTACAAGGGATACAGACATCTGCTGATTGAGCCGATTAAGACAATTAAGGCTGTGTTCCTCGTGCATTCGAAATTATTGTTTAGTTGCCAGCATGCACAATTCAGTAACTCCAGCTGCTTACTTGGGATTCTCTTCTGGCGCTGGTTCACCTGCGATCCACCATGGTAGATGAACAATCACTAAGAAGTACATGGTCTGTTTTTCAAGTTTCAATCAGGGCCATATGGTACCATTTCGCATTCTAAAAGAATACAACATATACTTCAATAGTCTGATCGTTTATTTCTAGAGATGTTCCAAATGCAAAATTTGTCTTCTGGGGGAAAAATGAAATGAAGCTTATGAAATTTATGTGGTTATTTGTCCAATATGTATGTTTAGTGGGGTCCATTCCTTTTAATTTCTTCACATATTTTCAAACATTAGAGATGTTTGCAGAAAAGATGTGAGGTTAATTGACCCATATATAGCTCTCCATGGATCTTTGCCTTCAACCTTCTAAAAGCTAAAGAACTGTATTTTCCAGCAATATGAAAAACTGATAATTCAATCCCAAAATGAAAACTCACTTACATTTCGGATTCATTATCAACAACTTGGAAATTGATGACAAAAATGTAAATATCTTACCATATGTGCAGCTTTGAGAATGGAAGAATGCCAATGCTGAAATTATGAAGTACAGACAAGGGCTTGTGCCTCTAATTTCAGCATCATTATTTATTTGGACTTGTTAGCTGGAAGAATGCCAACTGCATGAACAGTGCAATAGTTAAAAATGTAAATTGTTATTTATTTAGAACAGGAGAAATGAATAGTTTTAACAAATTAAAGGTACAAAAATTCAGGAATAAAACATGATTCTTCAATAGTATAGGCATGACTAGAACACACAGAAGATCAGAGCTTAGGGAGCACAATAATAggtacataaaaaaaaatccagaacCCAGATGGTTGCTTATCTAGGAACTGAACAACGGGTAAGTTCTATGTCGCATACGAAAATAGTAAATGGGCATATTTTACACGCCTTCGGTTCTTGTCACAACTTCAAATACACACATGAACATTATCCAAGGCATGCTACCATGGACAAGTTTAGCTGAGCTTGAGCAATCACTGAGTGTGAGTATGGATCTATTGAAAGAAGTGCTGTATACAAAGCTTTAGGCAGTGTTAACCCCAAAACACATGTCCACAAGGCAACGGAGATTGACCTGTCATGCCTGATGTCTTATAAAACAGAAAATGCACTGCTTGGCATTCCTCCTGTCAGAACAGATCGCATATTCACGCTAAACTACATAATGAAGGTTTAGATTTAGACTTGGATGGAGCTGTGACCAGGTGACTTCTCTATACACTTGCTTTCCATCAGCCCTCTTATTTGCTGTACATCATCCCACTGACCTTCTTCAGCATGTAAGTTCGAAATTAGCACATGTGCTCCCACATCATTAGGAGCTAATTTAATTATGTGCTGTCCGATTCTCTTCCCTAAATCCGTTTTGTGATGGAATCTACATGCTGAAAGAAGTGATCCCCAAATTACAGGATTAGACTCTATTGGCATCTTCTTGATGAACTCAAATGCTTCTTCTAGCAGCCCAGCTCTACTTAGGAGGTCTACTATACAACCATAGTGCTCAATATCAGGGGCAATAGCAAAGCTAGACATGGAATGAAAGTACTTTAGCCCCTCATTAACCATTCCTACATGAGCACAGGCAGCAAGGACTGCCTTAAAGGTAATACCATCAGGTTTGGGCTCTCCTAACTTCAGCATTTGGTCGAAGAGGTGGACTGCTTCTTTTCCATGTCCATTGCTTGAAAAACCTCCAACCATAGAATTCCATGCGAGGGTTTGCTTATGCTGAATTTTACTAAATATTTCAACAGCCATGTCAACGCAGCCACATTTTGCATACATATCCAACAGGGCACTTTCTAGGCATACATCTCTTCTTACATTATTCTCTTCTATATAAGAATGTATCTCCCTCCCTTTATCAAGTGCTCCAAGCTGTGAACAAGCAGAAAGTAGACTAACCAGTGCCATTTCATTTGCGACAACTTGTCCAGCCTTCATCTCTTCAAAAAAGTCAAAGGCTGCTGTAAATTGACGTCCCTGGACATAACTGCAAACCATAGTTGTCCATGAAACAACATCCCTTTGTTTCATAGTCTGGAAAACCACTTCAGCTGCTGCCATATTTCCACATTTGGAATACATGTTAATCAAAGAATTTGTAAGGATGGTATCACAATGGATCCCatgattttttatgtaattATGGATGTCCCTCCCTTGCTGAAGATCACCAAGCTGAGCGCATGCTGATAAGACACTTACAAGTGTTACTGCATCTGGAGTTACGCCATTTGATATCATCTGTTCAAACATTCCTAGTGCTTCTTTTTGCTTCTGATTTTGCACATACCCATCAATCAAAGTGTTCCATGATTTAGTATTTCTTTCAGGCATGACCCGAAATGCTTCCAAAGCATCAGAAATGCATCCACATTTTGCATACATGCTTATGAGTGCATTTATTATATCCACATCAGCCTCAATGCCAAATTTGCCAAGCTGACCATACACCCACCGGCCTTCGTCAACAGCCCGCCCTTGCCCACAAGCAGAAAGCAAACTTATTATCGTGACTTTGTTAGGAGGAATCCCTTCTGCTTGCATATCAGATAGAAACCTGAAGGCGTCATCCCACAGACCACAGTGTGCAAAAGCTGAGATCATCAACGTCCAAGACACCACATCTTTCTCGCGCATTTCCTCGAAAACCTTCTTTGCGTCCTTGGCACTTCTAAACGTGCCATACAAATTCACAAGACCCGACATGACGAACAGGTCTGACGCATACCCAATCTTCCGAACCATTGCATGCACCACGTCCCCGGTCACCCGCCACTCCCAGCCAGCAAGAGCAGCACTCGCTGACACAGCAGCGGCCATCGTGTAACCATCAGGGGAGACGCCTCTCCGAAGCATGGCCCTGAACGTCGCCAGCGCGTCCGCAGGCGCGCCGCGGTTGGAGTACCCTCTGATCATGCTGTTCCATACGGGCGCGTTCGGCTGCGCCATTCGGTCGAAAACCCTGCGCGCGTAGCGCATGTCGTGGCCCGCCACGGGGGATGCGAGGAGGGCGACGAGCCGGCCGGTAACGGCGGCGTCGGGGGCGAGATGGGCGCGGACGAGCCGGCCGTGGAGCTCTGCCAGGTGGGCACGCGAGGCGCAGGCATCGAGGtggtggcggtgaggccggGGCGGGCTTGCGTTGGGGCGGAAGTAGAGGTAACGCATGGCTGCATCGGCGTTGGGTCTGGGAGCTCAGCAGTTAGTGGATGCGGCTAGCGGTTGGGATTGTTACTTATG includes:
- the LOC133916644 gene encoding pentatricopeptide repeat-containing protein At3g22690-like encodes the protein MRYLYFRPNASPPRPHRHHLDACASRAHLAELHGRLVRAHLAPDAAVTGRLVALLASPVAGHDMRYARRVFDRMAQPNAPVWNSMIRGYSNRGAPADALATFRAMLRRGVSPDGYTMAAAVSASAALAGWEWRVTGDVVHAMVRKIGYASDLFVMSGLVNLYGTFRSAKDAKKVFEEMREKDVVSWTLMISAFAHCGLWDDAFRFLSDMQAEGIPPNKVTIISLLSACGQGRAVDEGRWVYGQLGKFGIEADVDIINALISMYAKCGCISDALEAFRVMPERNTKSWNTLIDGYVQNQKQKEALGMFEQMISNGVTPDAVTLVSVLSACAQLGDLQQGRDIHNYIKNHGIHCDTILTNSLINMYSKCGNMAAAEVVFQTMKQRDVVSWTTMVCSYVQGRQFTAAFDFFEEMKAGQVVANEMALVSLLSACSQLGALDKGREIHSYIEENNVRRDVCLESALLDMYAKCGCVDMAVEIFSKIQHKQTLAWNSMVGGFSSNGHGKEAVHLFDQMLKLGEPKPDGITFKAVLAACAHVGMVNEGLKYFHSMSSFAIAPDIEHYGCIVDLLSRAGLLEEAFEFIKKMPIESNPVIWGSLLSACRFHHKTDLGKRIGQHIIKLAPNDVGAHVLISNLHAEEGQWDDVQQIRGLMESKCIEKSPGHSSIQV